A window from Nitrosopumilus adriaticus encodes these proteins:
- a CDS encoding transcription elongation factor Spt5 translates to MSEEIKSHLFAIRTTGGQEKVVMRLLEAKANANQINIQSVLLVDNLKGYVVIEAINPSDAYMAVEGVRHIRGQLRGELEFKDIEGYLIKKSTVSQLAVDNVVEITGGPFKGMKATITRIDVDKEEATVVLLDASYQLPVTVDANYLKLSSEG, encoded by the coding sequence TTGTCAGAGGAAATAAAATCACACTTGTTTGCAATTAGAACCACTGGAGGACAAGAAAAAGTGGTTATGAGATTATTAGAGGCAAAGGCCAATGCCAATCAAATTAACATTCAATCAGTATTACTAGTAGATAATCTCAAGGGATATGTCGTAATTGAGGCAATCAATCCCAGTGATGCATACATGGCAGTTGAAGGTGTAAGACACATTCGCGGTCAATTAAGAGGAGAATTAGAATTCAAAGATATCGAAGGATACCTAATCAAGAAATCAACAGTTTCACAATTAGCAGTAGATAATGTCGTAGAAATTACAGGAGGTCCATTCAAGGGAATGAAGGCAACAATCACCAGAATTGATGTCGACAAGGAAGAGGCAACCGTAGTTTTACTTGACGCATCATACCAATTGCCAGTAACAGTAGACGCAAACTACCTAAAGCTCTCAAGTGAGGGTTAG
- a CDS encoding 50S ribosomal protein L19e, with amino-acid sequence MVVNLNAKKRLAARVTGVGIHRIKFDTDHLDDIADAITRENIRSLITANTIKIKPFVGTSRGRAQFKKDQRKKRGTTQGSKQGRKGARVGKKEVYVAKVRSLRRLLKIAKDRKDLTNPEFWELYKKVGGNTVRNKAHLRLLMDEIREKRKD; translated from the coding sequence GTGGTAGTAAATCTTAACGCTAAGAAGAGACTCGCAGCTAGAGTCACAGGTGTCGGCATTCACAGAATTAAATTTGATACGGATCATCTAGATGACATTGCAGATGCAATTACTAGAGAAAACATCCGTAGTCTCATCACTGCAAATACAATCAAGATAAAACCATTTGTTGGAACATCAAGAGGAAGAGCACAATTCAAAAAAGACCAGAGAAAGAAGAGAGGTACAACTCAAGGATCAAAACAAGGCAGAAAGGGTGCAAGAGTTGGCAAAAAAGAAGTTTATGTTGCTAAAGTTCGTTCATTGAGAAGATTACTAAAGATTGCAAAAGACAGAAAGGACTTGACAAATCCTGAATTCTGGGAACTCTACAAAAAAGTAGGCGGCAATACCGTTAGAAACAAAGCACATCTCAGACTACTCATGGATGAAATTAGAGAAAAGAGAAAAGACTAG
- a CDS encoding response regulator: protein MGITAIIAEDDLINLKLFAELLEINGISVVGKVTNGKEAVTSFEESNPDVVFLDVMMPEFDGIYALEQIRKKNPSSKVVMVTADTSEETEQLLEKLKPSAVIHKPYEIITILHILENQLELKISSSD, encoded by the coding sequence ATGGGGATAACTGCCATAATTGCAGAAGATGATCTAATCAATTTAAAATTATTTGCAGAATTGCTTGAAATAAACGGAATTTCTGTTGTAGGTAAAGTAACTAATGGAAAAGAAGCAGTGACATCTTTTGAAGAATCGAATCCTGATGTAGTATTTTTAGATGTAATGATGCCGGAATTTGACGGAATTTATGCATTGGAGCAAATCCGAAAGAAAAATCCATCATCTAAAGTTGTGATGGTCACAGCTGACACTTCAGAGGAAACAGAACAATTACTTGAAAAATTAAAACCATCAGCAGTCATCCACAAACCATATGAAATAATTACAATTCTACACATTCTTGAAAATCAACTAGAACTAAAAATTTCATCATCAGATTAA
- a CDS encoding D-aminoacyl-tRNA deacylase, which produces MELLIAYQDDPAGHNMAKFLSKEMTKDGDVFRGKYYDLLIIPTPAISADWLEEKYDYDGFVFLSKHAAESGQLALTCHSTGNFSEAKFGGNDKQVAVPHPDLQKEYLKTLKKNQSKFSDFQITIEATHHGPTALRKPSIFIEIGTTEKQWTDESLCHSVALLVHQVMSKPIPKNPAAICFGGTHYPSKFTDELLNGKYALGTVIPKHALENLDAELFSHILSQNKMATAALLDWKGLGSDKQKILDLLETTSLEVIKL; this is translated from the coding sequence ATGGAGCTACTAATTGCGTATCAAGATGACCCAGCTGGCCACAATATGGCAAAATTTCTTTCAAAGGAAATGACCAAAGACGGTGATGTCTTTCGTGGAAAATATTATGATTTACTAATCATTCCAACTCCTGCAATTTCAGCTGATTGGCTGGAAGAAAAATATGATTATGACGGATTTGTTTTTCTCTCAAAGCATGCAGCAGAGTCCGGACAGTTGGCACTGACTTGTCATAGTACAGGAAATTTCTCAGAGGCAAAGTTTGGAGGAAATGATAAACAAGTTGCAGTCCCACACCCTGATCTTCAAAAAGAATATCTTAAAACATTAAAGAAAAACCAATCAAAGTTTTCAGATTTTCAAATTACCATAGAGGCCACACATCATGGTCCTACTGCATTGAGAAAACCATCAATCTTCATAGAGATTGGAACTACTGAAAAACAATGGACTGATGAATCGCTGTGTCACTCTGTTGCATTATTGGTCCACCAGGTAATGTCAAAACCAATTCCTAAAAATCCAGCAGCTATCTGCTTTGGCGGAACTCACTATCCTTCAAAGTTTACAGATGAATTGCTAAATGGAAAATATGCCCTTGGAACTGTAATTCCAAAGCATGCACTAGAAAATCTTGACGCAGAACTTTTCTCTCATATTTTATCCCAAAACAAAATGGCAACTGCTGCACTACTTGATTGGAAGGGACTGGGCTCTGATAAACAAAAGATACTTGATTTGCTTGAAACAACGAGTCTTGAGGTCATCAAACTTTGA
- a CDS encoding MGMT family protein, which translates to MNLEQKIYKKLLQVPKGQITTYGDLAKAVGLKNGQRVVGRIMNKNPYPVIIPCHRVVMSTGKIGGYAYGEHIKAKMLSDEGIKIKNGKIMNLENTVYRF; encoded by the coding sequence TTGAATCTTGAACAAAAGATTTACAAAAAATTACTACAAGTCCCTAAAGGCCAAATCACAACATATGGTGATCTTGCAAAAGCAGTTGGACTAAAAAATGGACAACGAGTTGTTGGGAGAATTATGAACAAAAACCCGTATCCTGTAATCATTCCATGTCATAGAGTTGTAATGTCTACAGGTAAAATTGGAGGTTATGCATATGGGGAGCACATCAAAGCCAAGATGCTAAGTGACGAAGGTATCAAGATTAAGAATGGTAAAATTATGAATTTAGAAAATACAGTTTATCGGTTCTAG
- a CDS encoding sensor histidine kinase has product MNLNSKLVLIAIIPVLIATSLTSIIIAEFTSRDLFDSTISKIKSLCDLTESEMRNPMNNLDVDELNEIIDNLEKEKNILQVLVLFPDGRLFTDGTDDDYNFGKVIEDEFIQTSILEDKEMLLVEDDVIYASKPIMLNEKIGILVMEYSTQGINSRIQNSITSIILTAIIILGISAVIAIQLGRSISRPILDLRENIFRVSDGNLKNPHIFSNISEIDQLSKQIFEMGEKLEKYQKEMIKTERLAAIGELSSRITHDLRNPLNSLKMAIDILKSKKPEMIKENQEYFDMMQHSVERMNHQIDEVLGFIKKHPPKRENVKFSEIISNSLKSFQFPKNIKISVSENDGILWCDKNQIQNVIVNLISNSIHAIGKKEGKIIINFQEEQKFDKITVEDNGEGIPDDSLEAIFEPLFTTKQTGTGLGLVSCKNTVEAHNGEISAKNLPTGVIFTILLPKADVK; this is encoded by the coding sequence ATGAATCTAAATTCCAAACTTGTACTGATAGCAATCATTCCTGTACTGATTGCCACATCACTGACTTCAATTATTATTGCAGAGTTTACATCTAGAGATTTGTTTGATTCTACAATTTCAAAAATTAAATCTCTGTGTGATTTGACTGAAAGTGAAATGAGAAATCCTATGAATAACTTGGATGTAGATGAACTAAATGAAATCATTGATAATTTAGAGAAAGAAAAAAATATTCTTCAGGTTCTTGTTTTATTTCCTGATGGGCGTTTATTTACTGATGGGACTGATGATGACTATAATTTTGGCAAAGTGATTGAGGATGAGTTTATTCAAACTTCAATTTTAGAAGATAAAGAGATGCTTCTAGTGGAAGATGATGTAATTTATGCCTCAAAACCAATAATGCTGAATGAAAAAATTGGCATTCTCGTCATGGAGTATTCTACCCAAGGAATCAATTCTAGAATACAAAATTCCATCACAAGCATAATTCTTACAGCCATAATCATTTTAGGAATTTCTGCAGTTATAGCGATTCAATTAGGCAGATCTATCAGTAGGCCCATTTTAGACCTTCGAGAAAACATCTTCCGTGTTTCTGATGGAAATTTAAAAAATCCTCATATCTTTTCAAATATTTCTGAAATTGATCAACTATCAAAACAAATCTTTGAGATGGGTGAAAAATTAGAAAAGTATCAAAAAGAGATGATCAAAACTGAAAGATTGGCAGCTATTGGTGAATTGTCTTCAAGAATTACCCATGATTTGAGAAATCCATTGAATTCACTAAAAATGGCAATTGATATCTTGAAATCAAAAAAACCTGAGATGATTAAAGAAAACCAAGAATATTTTGATATGATGCAGCATTCAGTCGAGAGAATGAATCATCAAATTGACGAAGTGCTTGGGTTTATCAAAAAACATCCACCTAAAAGAGAGAATGTAAAATTTTCTGAAATCATTTCAAATTCTTTAAAATCATTTCAATTTCCAAAAAACATCAAAATTTCAGTATCTGAAAATGATGGAATACTTTGGTGTGATAAAAATCAAATTCAAAATGTAATTGTAAATTTAATTTCAAATTCCATTCATGCTATTGGCAAAAAAGAGGGAAAAATAATTATTAATTTCCAAGAGGAACAAAAGTTTGATAAAATAACTGTAGAAGATAATGGTGAGGGAATTCCAGATGATTCTCTGGAGGCAATATTTGAGCCGTTATTCACTACCAAACAAACTGGAACTGGATTGGGATTGGTCAGCTGTAAGAATACTGTAGAGGCACATAATGGTGAAATTTCTGCCAAAAACTTACCAACAGGAGTAATCTTTACCATTTTACTTCCAAAGGCAGATGTAAAGTGA
- a CDS encoding phosphate/phosphite/phosphonate ABC transporter substrate-binding protein: protein MKLYIILGIIGIAIVSGMIGYQALSSADDVENNVVENTDTTSSDYELFTIGTIHRDSAKMVKRYQPLADYIAEKISDENKMYKGKVMILPSQEKMIEAINNHEMDLYFDSPLIGIKIMNDAEIEPFLLSWKEGHREYHTVFITAIDSEITFDNLFNKTLVFEDTESTSGYYLPVIHLQNAGYDIDLDGSEDFSFVFSNDDENTPVWILEGKGDVGATSNLDFEDIPANIKERVKIIESTESLPRQMVFVGNHVEQQDELKEILLDMDDNSNSLEILGKISDTSKFSEINWDEDFEISEKLMGLLK from the coding sequence TTGAAACTCTACATAATTTTAGGAATAATTGGTATTGCAATTGTGTCTGGAATGATTGGGTATCAGGCATTATCATCAGCTGATGATGTTGAAAATAATGTTGTTGAAAATACCGATACTACAAGCTCTGATTATGAACTTTTTACAATTGGTACAATTCACAGGGACTCTGCAAAAATGGTAAAAAGGTATCAGCCATTAGCTGATTACATTGCAGAGAAAATTAGTGATGAAAATAAAATGTACAAGGGTAAAGTGATGATACTTCCAAGCCAAGAAAAAATGATTGAAGCAATCAACAATCATGAGATGGATCTGTATTTTGATAGTCCTTTAATTGGAATTAAAATCATGAATGATGCTGAAATAGAGCCTTTTCTATTATCTTGGAAGGAGGGGCATCGTGAATATCATACAGTCTTCATTACTGCAATTGATTCAGAAATCACATTTGATAATCTATTCAATAAAACATTGGTTTTTGAGGATACGGAATCAACATCAGGGTATTACCTGCCTGTGATCCATCTTCAAAATGCTGGATATGATATTGACCTTGATGGTTCGGAAGATTTTTCGTTTGTTTTTAGTAACGATGATGAGAATACTCCCGTTTGGATTCTTGAGGGCAAAGGAGATGTTGGGGCTACATCCAATTTAGATTTTGAAGACATTCCTGCAAACATCAAAGAAAGAGTAAAGATAATTGAATCAACTGAATCCCTTCCAAGGCAAATGGTATTTGTTGGCAATCATGTTGAACAACAAGACGAGCTTAAGGAGATTCTTTTAGATATGGATGATAATTCTAACTCACTGGAGATTCTTGGTAAGATCTCTGATACATCAAAGTTTTCTGAAATCAATTGGGATGAAGATTTTGAAATTTCAGAAAAATTAATGGGACTTTTAAAGTAA
- the pckA gene encoding phosphoenolpyruvate carboxykinase (ATP), whose protein sequence is MTKVVGNAVTDKFTAQLKEFGINPSKVHRNLSVEEMVSIAVERKEGVVNSTGSLSVNTGKYTGRSPDDRFIVFDDKTHDTIDWGKINHQFPTGKFEKLLEKMKNFVDNKELYVFDGFVGADPETRLPIRVINDHVWQNMFSRNLFIRPTKEELENHEPEFTILCINDFVADPEIDGTRTDVFILIDLTRKIVLIGGTEYAGEMKKSMFGVMNFLLPERGIFPMHCSANIGEKGDTALFFGLSGTGKTTLSADPNRKLIGDDEHGWSDNGTFNFEGGCYAKCINLSQEAEPEIWNAIKPGAVLENVVLKDNVPDYDDNSLTENTRVAYPLDFIPGAVIPSVGGNPKVIVFLTADALGVLPPVSRLTKEGAMFHFMSGYTSKLAGTERGIKEPKSVFSECFGAPFMPRPASVYAKLLGDKINQHNTVVYLVNTGWSGGPYGVGKRIKIKYSRAMVTAALSGALDIVKYRHDDLFNLDIPTEVEGVPSEILDPKNTWTDKDSYDLSAKKLAQMFTENFKKFDGVSPDIIEAGPKPPL, encoded by the coding sequence CTGACCAAAGTCGTAGGTAATGCAGTTACTGACAAATTCACTGCTCAGCTAAAAGAGTTTGGAATCAATCCATCCAAAGTCCACAGAAATCTAAGCGTTGAGGAGATGGTCTCAATTGCAGTTGAGAGAAAAGAGGGGGTAGTAAATTCCACAGGCTCACTTTCAGTCAATACCGGAAAATATACTGGCCGCTCACCTGATGACCGATTTATTGTATTTGATGACAAAACCCATGATACCATTGATTGGGGTAAAATTAATCACCAATTCCCAACTGGCAAATTTGAGAAACTCTTGGAGAAAATGAAAAACTTTGTTGATAACAAGGAACTTTATGTTTTTGATGGCTTTGTTGGGGCAGACCCTGAAACCCGTTTACCAATTAGGGTGATAAATGATCATGTCTGGCAGAACATGTTCTCAAGGAATCTGTTTATCAGACCAACAAAAGAAGAACTTGAAAATCATGAACCGGAATTTACAATCTTGTGTATTAACGACTTTGTAGCAGATCCTGAAATTGATGGAACAAGAACTGATGTCTTTATCCTAATTGACTTGACTAGAAAAATTGTTTTGATTGGTGGGACAGAGTATGCCGGTGAAATGAAAAAGTCAATGTTTGGTGTAATGAATTTCTTATTGCCTGAACGTGGAATCTTCCCAATGCACTGCTCTGCAAACATTGGAGAGAAAGGTGACACTGCTTTGTTTTTTGGATTGTCTGGTACTGGTAAGACTACTCTTTCTGCAGATCCTAATAGAAAACTAATTGGTGATGATGAACACGGTTGGTCTGATAATGGAACCTTTAACTTTGAAGGTGGATGTTATGCAAAGTGTATCAATCTTAGCCAAGAAGCAGAACCTGAAATTTGGAATGCAATCAAACCTGGCGCAGTTTTAGAAAACGTAGTACTCAAAGACAATGTACCTGATTATGATGATAACTCATTAACTGAAAACACTAGGGTTGCATACCCACTTGACTTTATTCCAGGTGCAGTAATTCCAAGTGTCGGAGGAAATCCCAAAGTAATTGTATTTTTGACAGCTGACGCACTAGGTGTTTTGCCACCTGTCTCTAGATTGACAAAGGAGGGGGCAATGTTTCATTTCATGTCCGGATATACCAGCAAGTTGGCAGGAACAGAACGTGGTATCAAAGAGCCAAAATCTGTATTTTCTGAGTGCTTTGGGGCACCATTCATGCCTAGACCGGCCTCAGTTTATGCAAAATTGTTGGGAGATAAAATCAATCAGCACAATACTGTAGTCTATCTTGTAAACACTGGATGGTCTGGCGGCCCATATGGTGTAGGAAAACGAATCAAGATAAAGTACAGTAGAGCAATGGTTACAGCTGCACTTTCTGGCGCACTTGATATTGTAAAGTATCGTCATGATGATTTGTTTAATCTAGATATTCCAACTGAAGTGGAAGGTGTCCCATCTGAAATTTTAGATCCAAAAAATACCTGGACTGATAAGGACTCTTATGATTTGTCTGCAAAGAAACTAGCCCAGATGTTCACTGAGAATTTCAAAAAGTTTGATGGTGTCTCACCTGATATTATTGAGGCAGGTCCAAAACCACCCCTCTAG
- a CDS encoding 50S ribosomal protein L32e gives MPINKDKIAKRKEVKEHNPEFVRPESWRYVRLQTNWRKPKGIDHHQRKQKSRGRPGLVKVGYGGPKEARGLHPSGYTDNLVFNLSDLEKLDPKKDGVRFGHSVGTRKRKEIIVKAIENKFKIFNARVSASGSKS, from the coding sequence ATGCCTATCAACAAGGACAAGATTGCAAAGAGAAAGGAAGTAAAAGAACACAATCCTGAATTTGTAAGACCAGAAAGCTGGCGTTATGTTAGACTGCAGACTAACTGGAGAAAACCAAAAGGTATCGATCACCACCAGAGAAAACAAAAAAGTAGAGGTCGTCCTGGACTAGTCAAAGTAGGATACGGAGGACCAAAAGAAGCAAGAGGATTGCATCCATCAGGATATACAGATAACTTAGTATTCAATTTATCAGACTTGGAAAAACTAGATCCAAAAAAAGACGGAGTCAGATTCGGACATAGTGTTGGAACTAGAAAGAGAAAGGAAATAATTGTAAAAGCAATTGAAAACAAATTCAAAATTTTTAATGCGAGAGTGAGTGCAAGTGGTAGTAAATCTTAA
- a CDS encoding 50S ribosomal protein L11 translates to MGEQKVSSLVTGGAASAGPPLGPALGPLGVNIMEVIQAINDKTKDFEGMKVPVTVIVDSDTKKYEIEIGIPSAAALIMKEAGIQKGSGASGTEWAGDVTLDSVIKVANTKLEKSYATSLKSVAKTIIGTCLALGVKVEGKTPKEMTAEINEGKWDAKFQ, encoded by the coding sequence ATGGGAGAACAAAAAGTATCATCACTTGTAACAGGCGGAGCAGCATCAGCTGGTCCACCATTAGGACCTGCACTAGGACCACTAGGTGTCAACATCATGGAAGTCATTCAAGCAATTAATGATAAAACCAAAGACTTTGAGGGAATGAAAGTTCCAGTTACAGTAATTGTTGATTCTGATACAAAAAAATACGAAATTGAAATCGGTATCCCATCAGCTGCTGCATTAATCATGAAGGAAGCTGGAATCCAGAAAGGATCTGGCGCATCTGGTACTGAATGGGCAGGAGATGTGACACTTGATTCTGTAATCAAAGTTGCAAATACTAAACTAGAGAAATCTTATGCTACATCATTGAAATCAGTTGCAAAGACAATCATTGGAACATGTCTTGCATTGGGAGTCAAAGTTGAAGGAAAGACACCAAAAGAGATGACAGCTGAAATCAACGAAGGCAAATGGGATGCAAAATTCCAATAG
- a CDS encoding protein translocase SEC61 complex subunit gamma, with product MNPKQTLKNMVNTMKMAKKPDKDEYQQHLRLVLLGIGGVGLIGFTIQFVFSVITFGR from the coding sequence ATGAACCCTAAGCAGACTTTGAAGAATATGGTAAATACCATGAAAATGGCTAAAAAACCAGACAAAGACGAGTACCAACAGCACCTAAGACTAGTATTATTGGGAATTGGTGGAGTCGGATTAATTGGATTTACTATACAGTTTGTCTTTTCGGTAATAACATTTGGACGGTAA
- a CDS encoding S8 family serine peptidase, whose protein sequence is MKFLAFLLILAIAVGFVFSGFFFAEDEIRAYLDKSVPFIGTDIPRMGGIDGAGIKVAVIDTGVDFNHPDLLGWGPDGKVIGGYNFIEENKPPLDKNGHGTQVAGVIAADGQAKGVAPKAKILAYKVSEDGEGVSSDLIIRAIEKAVEDGADIINISLGVNKTNSKIDRAVNLALEKEIFVVTAAGNDGPGFQTIGSPGRNYGSVTVGATYNNLTSSLVATLEVNDKPFTVIPMVGSEKLNGPITGKIIFAGYGKLKDFEGIDVKDAIVIVERGSDVEGELLYFSIKENNAANAGAKALIVYNNVPGIFLGELIHDFADSDYNPQIPVVSIDREEGLEIIESIKNENNASMHLFYNPDFVAHFSSRGPVSPFYLKPELVAPGAYINTTQSNAGYNFTSGTSYAAPHVSGAAALLLQKNPSLHHHEIKSLLLTTVEPVSDAYGQQFSLNDAGAGRLDIENAYGANLIIMPPNFVISISSDDTIAEKQLQLKLIDGTLDDLDVKFEGPEFIQFGYNLEEDNLKFKLSMTGENFGEHEGQIIIHHDGTRYTIPILVHYTEGSISVIQQNQKLIFDIYHPEKWNFAKISVTNSKDGRVDTTTMLPNNKATIDVFENAEYWIEAKIRTDQNSTSAYNTIDITTIPDGIQRLDFDIPEKQIGIIAIIVAAIGIFGLIKRR, encoded by the coding sequence GTGAAATTTCTAGCATTTTTATTAATACTTGCAATTGCTGTCGGATTTGTTTTCTCAGGGTTCTTTTTTGCAGAAGACGAAATTCGAGCATATCTGGACAAAAGCGTTCCATTCATTGGAACAGATATTCCAAGAATGGGTGGAATTGACGGGGCAGGAATCAAAGTCGCAGTAATAGATACGGGCGTAGATTTTAACCATCCAGATTTACTTGGCTGGGGACCTGATGGCAAAGTAATTGGAGGATACAATTTCATTGAAGAGAATAAGCCTCCATTGGATAAGAATGGGCATGGCACTCAAGTTGCAGGAGTGATTGCAGCTGATGGGCAAGCAAAAGGTGTTGCACCAAAGGCCAAAATTCTTGCATACAAAGTTTCTGAAGACGGTGAAGGAGTGTCATCGGATCTTATTATTCGAGCAATTGAGAAAGCAGTAGAAGATGGTGCAGACATTATCAACATTAGTTTGGGAGTTAACAAAACAAATTCAAAGATTGACCGCGCAGTAAATCTTGCATTAGAAAAAGAGATCTTTGTAGTAACTGCAGCTGGAAATGACGGTCCAGGATTTCAAACTATTGGAAGTCCCGGAAGAAATTACGGTTCAGTTACAGTTGGTGCAACATATAACAATCTCACTTCAAGCTTGGTGGCAACTCTAGAAGTAAATGACAAACCATTTACAGTAATCCCAATGGTCGGCTCTGAAAAATTAAACGGTCCAATTACTGGAAAAATAATTTTTGCAGGATATGGAAAACTAAAAGACTTTGAGGGAATTGATGTCAAAGATGCGATAGTAATTGTTGAGAGAGGAAGTGATGTAGAGGGAGAATTGCTGTATTTTTCAATCAAGGAGAATAATGCCGCAAATGCTGGAGCCAAAGCTTTGATAGTGTACAATAATGTCCCAGGAATTTTTCTTGGGGAATTAATTCACGATTTTGCAGATTCAGACTATAATCCCCAGATTCCAGTAGTATCAATTGACAGAGAAGAAGGTCTGGAGATTATCGAATCAATAAAAAATGAAAACAATGCATCAATGCATTTGTTTTACAATCCAGACTTTGTAGCTCACTTTAGCTCCCGAGGTCCTGTTTCACCATTTTACCTAAAGCCCGAACTTGTAGCACCGGGGGCATACATCAATACCACTCAAAGTAATGCAGGGTATAATTTCACCAGTGGAACAAGTTATGCCGCACCTCATGTGAGTGGGGCAGCAGCACTATTACTCCAGAAAAACCCATCACTGCACCACCATGAGATAAAATCGCTACTACTGACCACAGTTGAGCCTGTATCTGATGCCTATGGCCAGCAATTCTCACTAAATGATGCAGGGGCTGGAAGGCTTGATATTGAAAATGCATATGGGGCCAATCTAATCATAATGCCGCCTAATTTTGTAATCAGCATTTCATCAGATGATACCATTGCAGAAAAACAATTACAGCTAAAACTCATTGATGGCACCCTAGATGATTTGGATGTAAAATTTGAAGGACCAGAGTTTATTCAGTTTGGATATAATCTTGAAGAAGATAATTTGAAATTCAAACTAAGTATGACTGGAGAAAATTTCGGTGAACATGAAGGACAAATAATTATTCATCATGATGGCACACGTTACACCATTCCAATACTGGTTCATTATACTGAAGGGTCGATATCGGTAATTCAGCAAAATCAAAAACTCATCTTTGATATTTATCATCCAGAGAAATGGAATTTTGCAAAAATATCAGTGACAAACAGCAAAGACGGCAGAGTAGATACAACTACCATGCTGCCAAACAATAAGGCAACAATAGATGTCTTTGAGAATGCAGAGTACTGGATTGAAGCTAAAATTAGAACGGATCAAAACTCTACTAGTGCATACAATACAATCGATATCACTACAATTCCTGATGGCATTCAAAGACTAGACTTTGACATTCCAGAAAAACAGATTGGAATCATTGCAATAATAGTGGCAGCTATTGGAATTTTTGGATTGATTAAAAGAAGATAA